Proteins encoded in a region of the Marinococcus sp. PL1-022 genome:
- a CDS encoding universal stress protein: protein MELYKNILIGVHPTAGVPEHVVKKGCALAELHGADLHLAAMVEEKGYGPFARYEEDVLKKAEEEATETLNTVKEKAESHVHGKLDAKLIVEHGAPTQTLLQRVVPDYQIDLVLLPQTGKNKMDRTLMGSFSEAVVRSASCDILIVDNKEE, encoded by the coding sequence ATGGAACTATACAAAAACATTTTAATCGGCGTACACCCAACGGCAGGCGTGCCGGAGCATGTGGTGAAAAAGGGCTGTGCTCTGGCTGAACTTCATGGCGCAGATCTTCATCTGGCTGCAATGGTTGAGGAAAAGGGCTATGGGCCGTTTGCCCGCTACGAAGAAGACGTTTTAAAAAAAGCTGAAGAAGAGGCAACCGAAACACTTAACACCGTGAAGGAGAAGGCAGAGTCTCACGTGCACGGAAAGCTCGATGCGAAGCTGATTGTCGAGCACGGAGCTCCGACGCAGACGCTTCTGCAGCGGGTAGTGCCGGATTATCAGATTGATCTGGTGCTGCTTCCGCAGACGGGCAAGAATAAAATGGACCGTACGCTGATGGGCAGCTTCTCGGAAGCGGTCGTGCGTTCGGCCAGCTGCGATATATTGATCGTAGACAACAAGGAAGAATAA
- a CDS encoding GbsR/MarR family transcriptional regulator — MSASGDKSQLLEQLNETERQIADRISDNMNTFGVSSTIGRLLGIIYMNREPMTLDDLAEATGMSKTRMSQVMRQMISLNIAEKEHVKGSRKEHYNVENDYVQTFVSLFTTNWREVISKNRQFANKLQREINEVAAASDGSAEVDQKITELRKELDEWVAYYNWISRLVEFFESGDIFDAVPIERNDKGEDK, encoded by the coding sequence ATGAGTGCCTCAGGGGATAAAAGCCAGCTGCTTGAACAATTGAATGAAACCGAACGGCAGATTGCCGACCGCATTTCCGACAATATGAATACGTTTGGCGTGTCATCAACGATCGGCCGGCTGCTCGGCATTATTTACATGAACCGCGAGCCGATGACGCTCGATGACCTGGCCGAAGCAACCGGAATGAGCAAGACCCGGATGAGCCAGGTGATGCGGCAGATGATTTCATTAAACATTGCGGAAAAAGAGCATGTCAAAGGCAGCCGCAAGGAGCATTACAATGTGGAAAACGATTATGTGCAGACGTTTGTGTCCCTGTTTACGACAAACTGGCGGGAAGTGATCAGCAAAAACCGCCAGTTTGCCAACAAGCTGCAGCGCGAAATCAATGAGGTCGCTGCTGCAAGCGACGGTTCAGCTGAGGTAGACCAGAAAATTACCGAGCTCCGTAAAGAGCTCGACGAATGGGTCGCATATTATAACTGGATCAGCCGTCTCGTCGAATTTTTCGAAAGCGGAGATATTTTCGACGCTGTTCCAATAGAGAGAAATGATAAAGGAGAAGATAAATAA
- a CDS encoding BCCT family transporter, whose protein sequence is MRKMTTVLKVSIVLILLFLAFGVFFTAQLEAAMSAAQAFVFVHFGWYFQILVTLLLIFAVYLGFSKYGKVRLGKPDEKPEFNRLTWFTMLFSAGIGIGLLFYGVSEPIGHFSSPPNGEGGAEGDAIRGVSSTWLHWGLHAWAIYALVALALALQQFRYQAPGLMSTTLRPVLGKYAYGPVANVVDIIAVFATLFGVAASLGLGSQQINAGLQFIFDVPYNLGVQFIIMTIVTIIFVTSASTGIQRGIKYLSNINLSLTGILLLFMLIAGPTLFLINMFASGLSDYVQNFLGWGLRMDPIDEQEASWTQNWTVFYWAWWISWTPFVGMFVARISRGRTIREFMAGVLLVPSIVSFFWFSTLGGSAIFLELFEGREVSSQSLETALFYVLETYPLGGIMSVFAIIVVTIFFVTTADSATFVLGMQTTGGSLNPPVTIKIMWGVFFVSVTAILLVVGGLSAFQTAIVVSALPLSVIVILMCVGIVKTLNLDQKRGQ, encoded by the coding sequence ATGAGAAAAATGACGACGGTTTTAAAAGTGTCGATCGTTCTTATCCTATTATTCTTAGCGTTCGGCGTATTTTTTACTGCGCAGCTTGAAGCAGCAATGAGTGCTGCCCAGGCGTTTGTATTTGTGCATTTCGGCTGGTATTTTCAGATTTTAGTGACGCTTCTGTTAATTTTCGCCGTCTACCTGGGATTCAGTAAATACGGAAAGGTGCGGCTCGGCAAACCGGATGAAAAGCCGGAGTTTAACCGGCTCACCTGGTTTACGATGCTGTTTTCTGCCGGTATCGGGATCGGGCTGCTCTTTTACGGGGTGTCCGAGCCGATCGGGCACTTTTCGAGCCCGCCAAACGGTGAGGGCGGTGCAGAAGGTGATGCCATCCGGGGTGTTTCCTCGACGTGGCTTCACTGGGGACTGCATGCCTGGGCGATCTATGCGCTGGTAGCGCTGGCGCTCGCTCTGCAGCAGTTCCGCTACCAGGCACCGGGACTGATGAGTACGACGCTCCGGCCGGTGCTCGGCAAATATGCGTACGGCCCGGTTGCAAACGTGGTTGATATTATTGCCGTATTTGCTACATTATTCGGGGTCGCCGCCTCGCTCGGGCTCGGATCCCAGCAGATTAACGCCGGCCTGCAGTTTATTTTCGACGTGCCGTATAATCTCGGCGTGCAGTTCATTATCATGACGATTGTGACGATTATCTTCGTAACATCAGCAAGCACGGGGATTCAGCGCGGCATCAAGTATTTAAGTAACATCAACCTGAGCCTGACCGGCATCCTGCTGTTGTTTATGCTGATTGCCGGACCGACGCTCTTTTTAATTAACATGTTTGCTTCCGGCCTGTCGGATTACGTACAGAACTTCCTTGGCTGGGGACTGCGGATGGATCCGATCGATGAGCAGGAAGCCTCCTGGACGCAGAACTGGACCGTCTTCTACTGGGCCTGGTGGATTTCTTGGACACCATTTGTCGGGATGTTTGTAGCCCGGATTTCAAGAGGCCGGACAATTCGTGAATTTATGGCCGGGGTGCTGCTTGTGCCATCGATCGTTTCGTTCTTCTGGTTCAGCACGCTTGGCGGAAGCGCGATTTTCCTCGAGCTGTTTGAAGGACGCGAGGTGTCATCGCAGTCGCTCGAAACGGCGCTGTTTTATGTGCTTGAAACGTATCCGCTCGGGGGCATTATGTCCGTATTTGCCATTATTGTGGTGACGATATTCTTCGTGACTACCGCGGACTCTGCGACATTTGTGCTCGGGATGCAGACGACCGGGGGCAGTCTGAACCCGCCGGTGACGATTAAAATTATGTGGGGCGTCTTCTTTGTCTCTGTCACTGCGATACTATTAGTAGTCGGCGGCCTGAGTGCCTTCCAGACCGCGATTGTGGTCAGCGCACTGCCGCTCTCAGTCATTGTCATTTTAATGTGCGTAGGCATTGTCAAGACCTTAAACCTCGACCAAAAACGCGGACAATAA
- a CDS encoding YitT family protein: protein MKNIMYIIIGTLLFALAVTQLAMPNSIAEGGIVGMSLLIYYGLDISPSISTPIIFILLLGIGIRYLPRHMVYKTIFNVALFSFFIWIFEGVYAQPMEDPLLAAIFAGAITGVGFGFIYQAGSSVGGTSIIARAFNQQLGWDLTGMTLVLDALVVIAGIFIIGPVSTMYTLITLYIGKVVTDFVLGGFDSKKALNVVSPYSEQISERITKELASSATVFDGRGEYMKEQRRVLYIVIHSHRLLRLKRVIKEVDPNAFIVVHNVKDVSGGTFSIGHEEVRS from the coding sequence ATGAAAAATATAATGTATATTATTATCGGCACGCTGCTGTTTGCGCTAGCGGTGACACAGCTTGCGATGCCCAATTCCATTGCCGAGGGCGGCATTGTCGGGATGTCGCTTTTAATCTATTACGGGCTCGACATCTCGCCGAGTATTTCGACACCAATCATCTTCATTCTGCTGCTTGGTATTGGAATTCGCTATCTGCCGCGCCACATGGTGTATAAAACGATTTTTAACGTGGCGCTGTTTTCGTTTTTCATCTGGATTTTTGAAGGAGTGTACGCCCAACCGATGGAGGATCCGCTGCTTGCGGCGATTTTTGCCGGTGCCATTACCGGGGTCGGCTTCGGCTTTATTTATCAGGCAGGAAGCTCCGTCGGAGGGACATCCATTATTGCCCGTGCCTTTAACCAGCAGCTCGGCTGGGATCTGACCGGCATGACGCTCGTTCTGGACGCACTCGTCGTTATTGCAGGGATTTTCATTATTGGGCCGGTGTCTACGATGTATACCTTGATTACGCTCTACATTGGAAAGGTTGTCACCGACTTTGTGCTCGGCGGCTTTGACTCAAAAAAAGCGCTCAACGTGGTGTCTCCGTACTCGGAGCAGATCTCCGAGCGTATTACGAAGGAGCTTGCCTCGAGTGCGACCGTTTTTGACGGCCGTGGGGAGTATATGAAGGAGCAGCGCCGCGTGCTGTATATTGTGATTCACTCGCACCGTCTGCTTCGCCTGAAACGGGTGATTAAGGAAGTGGATCCGAATGCGTTCATTGTGGTGCATAACGTGAAGGACGTGTCGGGCGGAACGTTTTCGATCGGCCACGAGGAAGTGCGTTCGTAA
- a CDS encoding CocE/NonD family hydrolase, with amino-acid sequence MRIEKQVEERMRDGTVLRADVYRPDRAGSWPALLLRLPYDKTTRHYRETLVDIERLTAAGYVVVIQDVRGRFASGGEFYPFIDEASDGYDAVEWAARLPEVNGDVGMIGMSYHGFTQVAAAAVQPPSLQAIAPMMTFADGWGTMRGSRGVLELGKWQSWVAESMLPDHLERAEGPEGPARISAYLKHLPSWLGKGDPLTWPPVTAAGLPSYYRDFLLGDVSAEARQRMQATPESIKVPALFLAGWYDCFLEETMDLYQRSAGLAELWIGPWTHEDQSGQAGDVFFPGAQVDRTGLFLQWFDRWLKDGTAPLRDPVHYYVMHAGEWWSGAEMPEGQAGAVFNLHPDGLLSAEMPKLEQPGRQVTHDPGDPVPTSGGNILMSGFPAGSFDQQEIQARNDVLVYTGAPLQSDWEILGTVQAHLRMTLSRPDLPIGLRVSEVKPDGSAWNVVDTVQAEEHTIDIGRTAYRFSAGSRLRMEIYLSSFPRMENRQHPVWAQIHGASQLHVFAETPPVFKD; translated from the coding sequence ATGCGTATCGAAAAGCAGGTGGAAGAACGGATGCGTGACGGCACCGTGCTGCGCGCAGACGTGTACCGTCCGGACAGGGCCGGCAGCTGGCCGGCTCTTTTGCTCCGGCTGCCATACGACAAAACGACCCGTCATTACCGGGAAACGCTCGTTGATATCGAACGCCTGACAGCGGCCGGGTACGTGGTTGTGATTCAGGACGTGCGCGGCCGGTTTGCCTCCGGGGGAGAATTTTATCCATTTATAGACGAAGCCTCTGACGGCTATGATGCGGTGGAATGGGCAGCGCGTCTTCCGGAGGTGAACGGGGACGTCGGCATGATTGGCATGTCGTATCACGGCTTCACCCAGGTGGCAGCGGCAGCGGTGCAGCCACCGTCGCTGCAGGCAATCGCACCGATGATGACCTTTGCGGACGGCTGGGGCACGATGCGGGGAAGCCGGGGCGTGCTTGAGCTCGGCAAATGGCAGTCATGGGTAGCAGAGTCCATGCTTCCCGATCACCTGGAGCGGGCAGAGGGTCCCGAAGGTCCGGCACGTATCAGCGCATATCTTAAACATCTTCCGTCCTGGCTCGGGAAAGGAGATCCGCTCACGTGGCCTCCGGTTACAGCGGCCGGTCTACCCTCGTACTACAGAGATTTTCTGCTTGGAGACGTTTCAGCAGAAGCCAGGCAGCGCATGCAGGCCACTCCGGAGAGCATTAAAGTACCGGCCCTGTTTCTCGCCGGATGGTACGACTGCTTTCTTGAAGAAACAATGGATTTGTATCAAAGATCGGCCGGGCTGGCGGAGCTTTGGATCGGCCCGTGGACGCACGAGGACCAGAGCGGCCAGGCGGGGGACGTCTTTTTTCCTGGCGCGCAGGTGGACCGGACCGGGCTGTTTCTGCAGTGGTTTGACCGCTGGCTGAAGGATGGAACGGCGCCGCTCCGGGACCCGGTGCATTATTACGTCATGCACGCTGGTGAATGGTGGAGCGGTGCGGAAATGCCGGAGGGACAGGCCGGGGCGGTGTTTAATCTGCATCCAGACGGCCTGCTTTCTGCGGAAATGCCGAAGCTGGAGCAGCCCGGCCGCCAGGTGACGCACGACCCGGGTGACCCGGTGCCGACGAGCGGTGGAAATATTTTAATGAGCGGATTTCCGGCGGGAAGCTTTGATCAGCAGGAGATCCAGGCGCGAAACGACGTGCTCGTGTATACGGGCGCACCGCTCCAAAGCGATTGGGAAATACTCGGTACTGTGCAGGCGCATCTGCGGATGACTTTGAGCCGCCCGGACCTTCCAATCGGTCTGCGGGTGAGCGAGGTAAAGCCGGACGGGTCTGCCTGGAATGTGGTGGATACCGTGCAGGCCGAAGAGCACACCATCGATATTGGCCGGACAGCGTACCGGTTTTCGGCGGGAAGCCGGCTGCGTATGGAAATATATTTGAGCAGCTTTCCGCGCATGGAGAACCGGCAGCATCCCGTCTGGGCGCAAATCCATGGGGCGTCGCAGCTGCATGTGTTCGCTGAAACGCCACCTGTTTTCAAGGATTGA
- a CDS encoding thioesterase family protein, whose product MTDNHTVWNGRVEKEWVDYNGHMNDAAYAVVFSRALDALLEDAGLTARFIEQEKYTVFTLETHLMYLAEAHQDQPLAVSAMILDQDAKRLHLWFEMQNKQNETIATSEQMVMGMDQAAGRPAPFPKTLQQSFAGLPVLTPESWPAKAGRSIGIKRK is encoded by the coding sequence ATGACAGATAACCATACCGTATGGAACGGGCGCGTGGAAAAGGAATGGGTGGATTACAACGGGCACATGAACGATGCGGCCTACGCTGTTGTTTTCAGCCGCGCGCTGGACGCGCTGCTTGAAGACGCCGGCCTGACCGCCCGCTTTATCGAACAGGAGAAGTACACCGTATTCACCCTCGAGACGCACCTGATGTATCTGGCGGAGGCCCACCAGGACCAGCCGCTCGCTGTGTCAGCGATGATCCTCGACCAGGACGCCAAGCGGCTGCATCTGTGGTTTGAGATGCAGAATAAGCAGAACGAAACGATTGCCACGAGCGAACAAATGGTCATGGGAATGGATCAGGCCGCCGGCCGCCCTGCCCCATTCCCCAAAACGCTTCAGCAGAGCTTTGCCGGCCTTCCGGTTCTTACTCCGGAAAGCTGGCCCGCCAAAGCCGGTCGCTCGATTGGAATTAAACGAAAATAA
- a CDS encoding 3-keto-5-aminohexanoate cleavage protein, translated as MGQKTIITSAVTGAGETTDKSQHVPVTPEAIARDAIEAAKAGAAVAHIHVRDPKTGAYSFDPALFQEVVERVRESDIDVVLNLTAGGGGDFVPDQKHPATGGGGTFIQTPEERHLPVGKYLPEICTLDCGSLNFGDQVYLGPAGWLREQASLIQQSGVKAEMECFDTGHVRFANQLVREGLVDGDPLYQFCLGIPWGAEADAETMLHMRHHLPEGANWSAFGIGRMQIPMVAQAALLGGNVRVGLEDNLYLEKGVLGTNAQLVDKAVQLLQTLNVEPMTPQEARDTLGLTKQS; from the coding sequence ATGGGCCAGAAAACAATTATTACAAGCGCCGTTACAGGCGCCGGAGAAACGACAGACAAAAGCCAGCATGTTCCCGTAACACCGGAAGCTATCGCCCGTGACGCCATCGAAGCAGCCAAAGCAGGAGCCGCAGTCGCCCACATTCACGTGCGCGATCCAAAAACAGGAGCCTACAGCTTTGACCCCGCCCTCTTCCAGGAGGTCGTAGAGCGCGTCCGCGAAAGCGACATCGACGTCGTGCTGAACCTTACAGCCGGAGGCGGCGGCGATTTTGTTCCCGACCAGAAGCACCCTGCCACCGGCGGCGGCGGCACCTTTATACAGACACCGGAGGAGCGCCACCTTCCGGTCGGAAAATATCTTCCGGAAATATGCACCCTCGACTGCGGCAGCCTGAACTTCGGCGACCAGGTGTACCTCGGCCCGGCCGGCTGGCTGCGTGAGCAGGCATCGCTGATTCAGCAGAGCGGCGTGAAGGCAGAAATGGAGTGCTTTGATACCGGCCACGTCCGCTTTGCCAACCAGCTTGTCCGCGAAGGCCTCGTGGACGGCGATCCGCTCTACCAGTTCTGCCTCGGCATTCCGTGGGGCGCAGAAGCTGATGCGGAAACGATGCTTCATATGAGGCATCACCTGCCGGAGGGCGCCAACTGGTCCGCTTTCGGTATCGGCCGCATGCAGATTCCGATGGTTGCCCAGGCAGCTCTTCTTGGCGGCAACGTCCGTGTCGGCCTCGAGGACAACCTTTACCTTGAAAAAGGCGTGCTCGGCACAAACGCCCAGCTCGTCGATAAAGCCGTGCAGCTGCTGCAAACGCTGAACGTAGAACCAATGACCCCGCAGGAAGCACGCGATACGCTCGGCCTAACGAAACAATCTTAA
- a CDS encoding 3-hydroxyacyl-CoA dehydrogenase NAD-binding domain-containing protein — MNPTTTTIAVIGTGVIGNGWIARFLAHGFHVIACDPADGAEEKTHSTVASLWPKLKENGMHDDASIDKLTFTTDITDAVSNAALVQENVPEREDIKRSVLAQIDEHAPAEAIIASSTSGYKPTTLQTDCTRHPERVIVAHPFHPVYLLPLVELSGGEQTTSAEMEHAQAIYELAGMKPLVMKGEVDGHIADRLMEALWREALHIVNDGHATTEEVDKAIVYGAGLRWALMGPFLTFHLAGGDKGMTHMLEQFGPALKAPWTKLEAPELTPELSEKVIEGTKEQSGDKSVAELEERRDEFLLKLMNLLHEGSYWPAEKVESHDR, encoded by the coding sequence ATGAATCCAACAACAACTACTATTGCCGTCATCGGAACCGGTGTGATCGGAAACGGATGGATCGCCCGTTTCCTCGCGCACGGCTTTCACGTTATCGCCTGTGATCCGGCGGACGGCGCCGAAGAAAAAACCCACAGCACCGTCGCGTCGCTTTGGCCGAAGCTGAAGGAAAATGGCATGCACGACGATGCTTCCATCGATAAGCTTACATTTACGACTGATATTACAGATGCTGTCTCGAACGCTGCCCTTGTTCAGGAAAACGTACCCGAGCGCGAGGACATCAAACGAAGCGTGCTCGCCCAGATTGATGAACACGCGCCGGCCGAAGCCATCATTGCCTCAAGCACATCCGGCTACAAGCCGACAACACTGCAGACCGACTGCACCCGCCATCCGGAGCGCGTCATCGTTGCCCACCCGTTCCATCCCGTCTACCTGCTCCCGCTTGTGGAGCTCTCCGGCGGTGAGCAGACCACGAGTGCCGAAATGGAGCATGCGCAGGCGATATATGAACTTGCCGGCATGAAGCCGCTTGTGATGAAGGGCGAGGTGGACGGCCATATTGCCGACCGCCTGATGGAAGCCCTCTGGCGGGAAGCCCTTCACATCGTTAATGACGGCCACGCCACCACCGAGGAAGTCGACAAAGCGATCGTCTACGGCGCCGGTCTCCGCTGGGCGCTGATGGGACCGTTTTTGACCTTTCATCTGGCCGGAGGGGACAAAGGTATGACCCACATGCTCGAGCAGTTCGGCCCGGCTCTGAAAGCGCCGTGGACCAAGCTGGAAGCACCAGAGCTCACTCCGGAGCTGAGCGAAAAAGTGATCGAGGGCACGAAGGAGCAGTCCGGGGATAAAAGCGTCGCCGAGCTTGAAGAGCGCCGCGATGAATTTCTTTTAAAGCTGATGAACCTGCTGCACGAAGGCAGCTACTGGCCGGCTGAAAAGGTGGAGAGCCATGACAGATAA